One window from the genome of Natrialba magadii ATCC 43099 encodes:
- a CDS encoding SDR family oxidoreductase, whose product MALQKPDLSGQTAFITGTTRGIGKEIALALAEQGCNIVSTGKTSEKDADESEDGSGPDLEGSIEQTAREAREHGVEALPIQLDVRSEEAVNAAAERAIDEFGEVNIVINNASAIQLLTVEDLPPNRFDLMTDVNIRGTYLVSRAFAGHLREVENAWLLTNAPPVKIDRAPGEAPYAWSKLGMSFLTLSMASELGDGNVGCNTFWPVTAIDTRATRYFGLGTEDDWRTPEIVSDTVLEILSRDPASFTGNAVYDEELLQEAGVEDFSRYNLTEGDPAPGSAQLFDPEYSRSDE is encoded by the coding sequence ATGGCACTCCAGAAACCGGACCTCTCCGGACAGACGGCGTTCATCACCGGAACGACTCGTGGCATCGGCAAGGAAATCGCCCTCGCGCTGGCCGAGCAGGGCTGTAACATCGTTTCAACGGGGAAGACGAGCGAGAAAGACGCAGACGAGAGCGAAGACGGGAGTGGCCCGGACCTCGAAGGGTCGATCGAGCAGACGGCCCGCGAGGCGCGCGAACACGGCGTCGAGGCGCTGCCGATCCAGCTCGACGTTCGGAGCGAGGAGGCGGTCAACGCTGCAGCCGAGCGCGCTATCGACGAATTCGGTGAGGTCAACATCGTCATCAACAACGCGAGCGCGATTCAGTTGCTGACGGTGGAGGATCTGCCGCCGAACCGGTTCGATCTCATGACTGACGTCAACATCCGCGGCACCTACCTCGTCTCGCGAGCCTTCGCCGGCCACCTTCGGGAGGTCGAGAACGCCTGGCTGTTGACCAACGCGCCGCCGGTCAAGATCGACCGTGCACCCGGCGAAGCGCCCTACGCGTGGTCCAAGCTTGGTATGTCGTTCCTGACGCTCTCGATGGCGAGCGAACTCGGCGACGGCAACGTCGGCTGCAACACCTTCTGGCCCGTGACGGCGATCGATACGCGTGCGACGCGGTACTTCGGACTCGGCACGGAGGACGACTGGCGGACGCCCGAGATCGTTTCCGACACGGTACTCGAGATCCTCTCGCGTGATCCGGCCTCGTTCACTGGGAACGCGGTGTACGACGAAGAGCTACTGCAGGAGGCTGGCGTCGAGGACTTCTCGCGGTACAACCTCACCGAGGGCGATCCAGCGCCGGGGTCGGCGCAGTTGTTCGATCCGGAGTATAGCCGGTCGGACGAGTAA
- a CDS encoding linear amide C-N hydrolase, translated as MCTRLVYLGEEGRVLTARSMDWGEDIGSNIWTLPRGMERTGQVGPTSMEWTAEYGSVVTTAYDIATTDGMNEAGLVANLLWLPESEYPDWDGEEEAMAISLWAQYMLDNFETVADAVEHAQQKEFVVVTEQVPGQDRLAALHLSLSDATGDSAIMEYVDGELTIHHSREYQVMTNSPTFDKQLALAEYWSEIGGTVMLPGTNRPADRFVRARFYVDAVPSVEDRRTATASAFGVIRNASVPYGISTPDEPHISSTRWRTVADHKDGIYYFESALMPNAFWVELDELEFAAGSGARTLQLGPNQSNAFAGDVSGQLEPHEPFVFLGPEAATG; from the coding sequence ATGTGCACACGACTGGTGTATCTCGGCGAGGAGGGGCGCGTCCTCACGGCTCGCTCGATGGACTGGGGCGAAGATATCGGGAGCAACATCTGGACGCTCCCGCGCGGCATGGAGCGGACCGGGCAGGTCGGCCCGACCTCGATGGAGTGGACGGCAGAGTACGGCAGCGTCGTCACGACCGCCTACGATATCGCCACCACTGACGGAATGAACGAGGCCGGCCTGGTTGCGAACCTGCTGTGGCTCCCTGAATCGGAGTACCCTGACTGGGACGGCGAGGAAGAAGCCATGGCGATCTCGCTGTGGGCGCAGTACATGCTCGACAACTTCGAAACCGTCGCAGACGCCGTCGAACACGCCCAACAGAAGGAGTTCGTCGTCGTCACCGAGCAGGTCCCCGGACAGGACAGACTGGCGGCGCTGCATCTCTCCCTCTCGGACGCGACCGGCGACAGTGCGATCATGGAGTACGTCGACGGCGAACTCACCATCCACCACAGCCGGGAGTATCAGGTGATGACGAACTCGCCGACGTTCGACAAGCAACTCGCGCTAGCCGAGTACTGGAGTGAAATCGGTGGGACAGTCATGTTACCCGGAACGAACCGTCCAGCAGACCGATTCGTGCGGGCGCGGTTCTACGTTGATGCCGTGCCGAGCGTCGAGGACCGTCGTACCGCGACCGCCAGCGCGTTCGGCGTGATTCGAAACGCCTCAGTGCCGTACGGCATCAGCACGCCGGACGAACCCCACATTTCCTCGACGCGCTGGCGAACCGTCGCGGACCACAAGGACGGCATCTACTACTTCGAGTCGGCACTCATGCCCAACGCCTTCTGGGTCGAACTCGACGAACTCGAGTTCGCTGCCGGCTCCGGGGCGCGAACCCTCCAACTCGGTCCCAACCAGTCGAACGCGTTCGCCGGCGACGTCTCGGGCCAGCTAGAGCCCCACGAACCGTTCGTCTTCCTCGGCCCCGAAGCGGCGACTGGGTGA
- a CDS encoding acyl-CoA synthetase, whose translation MSWTVMPTFDDYDRAREEFEWDLPDDFNPAVDFLRKHDDTSRVALRYERPGESDKEDGNGDSETHSTEDTIETYTFDDLDDRSDRLAAALADLGVEAGDRVGVVVPQKPQNPITHLANWKLGAVSVPLTVLFGRDALQYRLEDSEATAVVVDPSVRGTIEEIRDECPALESVIELGTADSVDGDAYAFDELLASHEPGIEVYDATPETPSAIMYTSGSTGPPKGVLHSHALWLGRAAAAYNYFEQGLAEGEATLWTPADWAWGAALGGTLFAAWHHGCTIVGWPREGFDPEAAYDLMERHGVTKAFMPPTALRMLMGVDDPEGQFDLALETFASAGEPLTPEVVDWVQETFANVGINDFYGQTELNLVVGNSSWFETRPGSMGKPFPGYEVAILDPDSEERVPEGEVGELAVKPDDRRVFFNEYWGFPEKTAAKQTESGWFRTGDLVERDDEGYLWFVSRTDDVILTSGYRVGPMEVEEAILHHDAVEQVGVVGVPDETRGEAIKAFVQPATAVADAAKLREEIRTLVRERLAEYEYPQEIEFVDELPTTTTGKIRRRSLRD comes from the coding sequence ATGAGTTGGACGGTGATGCCGACGTTCGACGACTACGACCGTGCTCGCGAGGAGTTCGAGTGGGACCTCCCAGACGACTTTAACCCGGCTGTCGACTTCCTTCGCAAACACGACGATACAAGCCGTGTCGCACTCCGATACGAGCGACCCGGCGAAAGCGACAAGGAAGATGGAAACGGCGACAGCGAAACGCACTCCACCGAGGACACCATCGAGACGTACACGTTCGACGACCTCGACGACCGTTCGGACCGGCTCGCCGCCGCACTCGCCGACCTCGGCGTCGAGGCCGGCGATCGCGTGGGCGTCGTCGTCCCGCAGAAACCCCAGAACCCGATCACCCACCTCGCAAACTGGAAACTCGGCGCGGTGTCAGTGCCGCTTACCGTTCTCTTTGGCCGGGACGCACTCCAGTACCGCCTCGAGGACAGCGAGGCCACCGCCGTCGTCGTCGATCCGAGCGTCCGCGGAACCATCGAGGAAATTCGTGACGAGTGTCCCGCACTCGAGTCCGTGATCGAACTCGGCACCGCCGACTCGGTCGACGGCGATGCGTACGCCTTCGACGAGTTGCTCGCTTCGCACGAGCCAGGGATCGAGGTCTACGATGCGACGCCGGAGACGCCGTCAGCGATTATGTACACGAGCGGGTCGACGGGGCCGCCGAAGGGTGTCCTCCACAGTCACGCGCTGTGGCTCGGCCGTGCTGCGGCGGCGTACAACTATTTCGAGCAGGGGCTCGCGGAGGGCGAGGCGACGCTGTGGACGCCCGCGGACTGGGCCTGGGGCGCTGCACTCGGCGGGACGCTCTTCGCCGCGTGGCACCACGGCTGTACGATCGTCGGCTGGCCGCGGGAGGGGTTCGACCCCGAGGCGGCTTACGACCTCATGGAACGCCACGGGGTAACCAAGGCGTTCATGCCACCGACCGCGCTCCGGATGCTGATGGGCGTCGACGATCCCGAGGGGCAGTTCGATCTTGCACTCGAGACGTTCGCCTCAGCGGGTGAGCCGCTGACTCCGGAGGTGGTCGACTGGGTGCAGGAGACGTTCGCCAATGTGGGGATCAACGACTTCTACGGGCAGACGGAGCTCAATCTGGTCGTCGGCAACTCCTCGTGGTTCGAGACGCGGCCGGGGAGTATGGGCAAGCCGTTCCCGGGCTACGAGGTGGCGATTCTCGATCCTGATTCCGAGGAACGGGTGCCGGAGGGCGAGGTGGGCGAGTTAGCCGTCAAGCCGGACGATCGGCGGGTTTTCTTCAACGAGTACTGGGGGTTTCCGGAGAAGACGGCAGCCAAGCAGACGGAGAGCGGCTGGTTCCGGACGGGCGACCTCGTCGAACGTGACGACGAGGGCTACCTGTGGTTCGTCTCGCGGACCGACGACGTGATCCTCACCAGCGGCTACCGTGTCGGTCCGATGGAAGTCGAGGAGGCAATCCTCCACCATGACGCCGTCGAACAGGTCGGCGTCGTCGGCGTCCCGGACGAAACCCGCGGCGAGGCGATCAAAGCATTCGTCCAGCCTGCCACTGCGGTGGCGGATGCGGCGAAACTCCGCGAAGAAATCCGCACCCTCGTCCGCGAGCGCCTCGCGGAGTACGAATACCCACAGGAGATCGAATTCGTCGACGAACTTCCGACCACCACGACCGGCAAGATCCGGCGGCGGTCGCTTCGCGACTAG
- a CDS encoding spermidine synthase: MTLQEVAAYRPTKPELAVFVSGVTSMGLEILAVRVIAPQFGNHIYTVGGILTVLLAALSLGYWQGGKRAATASTREMSWLMLGTAVYVAVVIFASDLLLTYTSTLALPPRYASLPAVIILFGPPTYLLGFISPYAAELSRKRGTGEASGHVYALGTIGSIVGSGATTFILIPSMGVDAIGLLFGLMLVATALVLVAPSLPRRPTVASVFIALILVLAAAGGPAIFDVDHRGEIVHETQTPHQQLEIVDDDNVRTMYLDGARHSALNKDDPDEHVFTYTKYFHLPMLMTDDIDDVERVLFVGGGGYTGPTDFAEQYDATVDVVEIDPAVTDAAEEYFTLEDHDERDDLNVYATDGRQFLQSTDETYDVIVLDAYKKDQVPFHLTTVEFMELASDRLADDGILHANVIAAPSGPAAEFYHAQYETIDEVFPEAYSFRTSDANAIQNIQVVATNDDSAPAFDEEVLESRNNERAAAMGVDLSGAIDNKLDEPESDDAPVLRDDRGEVDSLLDPMFGQRYVIEESEGGTVEAEAEPGEPAASLAG, translated from the coding sequence ATGACCCTCCAGGAGGTCGCTGCGTATCGCCCGACGAAACCCGAACTCGCCGTCTTCGTCTCGGGGGTCACGAGCATGGGACTTGAGATCCTCGCCGTGCGGGTGATCGCCCCGCAGTTCGGGAACCATATCTACACCGTCGGCGGCATTCTGACCGTCCTCCTCGCTGCACTGAGCCTCGGCTACTGGCAAGGTGGCAAGCGGGCGGCGACGGCGAGCACCCGCGAGATGAGCTGGCTCATGCTCGGGACTGCGGTCTACGTCGCCGTGGTGATTTTCGCGAGCGACCTGCTTCTCACGTACACCTCGACGCTCGCGTTGCCGCCGCGCTATGCCTCACTGCCTGCGGTTATCATCCTCTTCGGGCCGCCGACCTACCTCCTCGGCTTCATCAGTCCTTACGCAGCCGAACTCTCTCGAAAGCGCGGGACTGGCGAGGCGTCGGGCCACGTTTACGCGCTCGGCACCATCGGAAGCATCGTCGGCTCGGGTGCGACGACGTTCATCCTGATTCCCTCCATGGGTGTCGACGCGATCGGCCTCCTGTTCGGGCTCATGCTCGTCGCCACCGCACTCGTCCTCGTCGCACCGAGTCTGCCCCGCAGACCAACCGTCGCGAGCGTTTTCATCGCACTCATCCTCGTCCTCGCCGCGGCTGGCGGCCCCGCCATCTTCGACGTCGATCACCGCGGCGAAATCGTCCACGAAACCCAGACGCCACACCAGCAACTCGAGATCGTCGACGACGACAACGTCCGGACGATGTACTTGGACGGCGCGCGACACAGCGCGCTGAACAAAGACGACCCCGACGAGCACGTCTTCACCTACACGAAGTACTTTCACCTGCCGATGCTCATGACCGACGATATCGACGACGTTGAGCGGGTGCTGTTCGTCGGTGGCGGCGGCTACACCGGCCCGACAGACTTCGCGGAGCAGTACGATGCGACCGTCGACGTCGTCGAAATCGATCCCGCCGTTACCGACGCCGCAGAGGAGTACTTCACACTCGAGGACCACGACGAGCGCGACGACCTGAACGTCTACGCGACCGACGGCCGGCAGTTCCTCCAGAGCACCGACGAGACCTACGACGTGATCGTTCTCGACGCCTACAAGAAGGATCAGGTCCCGTTCCACCTGACGACCGTGGAGTTCATGGAACTCGCCTCGGACCGACTGGCCGACGACGGCATCCTCCACGCAAACGTCATCGCCGCGCCGAGCGGCCCAGCAGCCGAGTTCTACCACGCCCAGTACGAAACGATCGACGAGGTCTTCCCCGAGGCCTACAGCTTCCGCACCTCGGACGCGAACGCGATTCAGAACATCCAGGTCGTCGCGACTAACGACGACAGCGCACCAGCGTTCGACGAGGAAGTACTCGAGTCCAGAAACAACGAGCGGGCCGCGGCGATGGGGGTCGACCTCAGTGGTGCGATCGACAACAAACTCGACGAGCCAGAATCGGACGATGCGCCGGTGTTGCGAGACGACCGTGGCGAGGTGGACAGCCTGCTCGATCCGATGTTCGGCCAGCGGTACGTGATCGAGGAGTCAGAGGGCGGCACCGTCGAGGCCGAAGCGGAGCCGGGTGAGCCGGCTGCGTCGCTCGCTGGCTGA